TTAGAtggttttttttttagtatttatatgaaataaactattcaaattttggatTCTTTTTTCCCATCGCTTATTCacttaattatttcaagcCTATTTAGTTCTTCATATTTGCATACCAAGCTCCAATAActcattaaataaaagttgCATGTGAATTTTcatgcttttttttttattaaataaaagtaaagTTATGACGTTCATATTTggagaaaaataataaagaaatgaatAGTGAGTTATCTAACTTCCCAAGCTCAAGtttaaatcaaattctaACACAAACATATTatattactaataaaacaattacaaaaaaaagttattaaattttcttatttctttttttaaatttatagTCATGCACATTTGGGCGGGAAATGCCagttttatttctttttattctgggaaaataaattgcacctaattattatttatattataattgaagttggaaagaataataatagaaaaataatattaaaaagaattctaaagtttttatttatttattttttaataaatttgttaaTCATTAGttataatttcttatttatttccCTTTTTCCCTTATTTTCCCCCCTCTCCACCCCACATCCATTAAAACATTGATTTCTTATATTTAACGTAAAGTATTCATTTGGAATTTGTGCATGCGCTTAAATACAGGTAACCCGccttattaatattatttattttagcCACTTGAATTTGTCAAGttagaaattattattaattattagataggaaagaaaaaactttaaaataaGTCTAAGAActtatattattactaaaacaaatattgaatttttatttattaacatcataaatatattaactCTCTTagtaattttctttttcttttgtcATAACagtttttctatatttctAAACCTAGTTTGTTGGTCTAATTTTActataaataatatgaaCTCAAAAGTctttaacaaaaaaaaaaaaaagaaaaaaaaaagaaatgagCTTTTAAGAATAATGGTAGTAAAATTGTTTTCCCAAGATTTTAAACATCTAATTGTCTgtaaattaaaagttttaaCTTTTGCCAATTAACGAGGGAAATTATTAACTAGAGATCAGCAAATACGATATATTGGCGCCAGATGATCTTAAAATGTTCTTAAGAACTGAAATAtaactaaaaaaaattaataaatgagTGAGTAAATTGTTCATTTATAATACATTTGAAGATGAATTTGACTTCTttgtattttatttttttgcttTTTCTCATAAGCTCTCCGTTTGGAAATTCAGTTTACGTTActaaagaagaattatgGGCTAAAATTAAGACTGAATCACAAAGTGGCTCATCATCTCCAGCATCAAGAATCGTCAAGGATGTGGGTGGACCCTGTCCTGCTGATGTAACTAGAACTGGAGGAATTTCCAGAGAAGATTTAGAGGAACTTTGCTTTGATCTTGTTAAGAGTGTAATAAGTAGTTGCCCAAAACCTATCTTTAATGCtgaatatattctttataCATCAAGTGGAAGAACGGTTAAAGTTCTTGGGGTCAGAGCTAATACAAGATTTGTGGTTGATAGATTACTTGGTAAATTTTGTAGGTTGGTAATCAGTATGATGAATATTGACTCTGTCTCTCAACCTGGTCCACACCAACCACCCACGAAACCAACACCGCCTTATCCATTACCTCAATTATCCCCATCTCCATCCCCTTATCCTTCCCCAGCAATTAGTTTGCCACCTTATCCTACGCCATCGTCCCCAACACCGATGCCAATGCCAATGCCAATGCCAACGCCAACGCCAATACAAATACCAATCCGTCCTTTACAAACACCACCGCAGTCACCACCACCACCACCACCACCACCACCACCACCACCACCACCACCAACTTATCCAGCACCAACACTACCATCTACTTTTCCAAGACCACAACCACTACAAAGACCTTTAGGACCGCTACAAGCGGAATGGAATAAGATTGTGACTGCTGCAACACATGGACCTGCAAGTCGATACGTTTCTTCAGTTCCAGGAACTCCATTCCCATCTTTCGTCTTAGGAAAAGATATAAATGAAAAGGTTGAACAGTGTATCAAGGCTTTAAGGGAAATGGTTAGTTCAGCTATTAGCTCAAATAAAAAGTCATATACTAATGGAAATCTTGTTTTGACAGTTGAAACCATTTCAGATAAAATGGTTACTGTTCAAGAAAAACTAGTTCTGATGACTAATAGCGATGAACCTTCTTATATCAAGGAATTAATCAAGAAATTCTGTGAAAATGTGTATTCCGTCAAAGTTTCCAAGGTTGAAGTCAAGGAGTGGGAAAAGATTTATAAACAATCCCAGAAAAGCGTAATAGTTCAGAAGCTACCAACTGAAGCTCCTAATTACTACATTGTTACTGGTGCTGATACTTCCAGTTTGTTCAGAGCTTGCGTAAATGCTTTAAAGACTTTATTTACCACTAGTAATATAAGTAGTCTTACTCAAAATTATGCAGCTTTGTCAAGTACTCTTAATTTTAGTGGAACATATTCAACATCAAGTGGTACTAGTCAATCGTTTTTCTCATCACTCTTCTGCTCTTATCCCTATAATCAGGCAGGAATTGAAGAAGCTATTTTGGCCTTCTGTAGCGAAGTTTACTATGGAGTTTCAACGCAAGATTTTAAAGTAAGGGCAGAGTTTGAAAGTGTTTATAGTATTATTCAGCAAGCAACAAGTGGACCTAATTCTCCCTTTGGTAGACTCCCTGTTACATCTCCAAAATTCCAAATGCCATTTTTATCTCGATTCCAACTTACTCATCATGGAAACTTTAGTCCAGTTGACTTGGTGGATATTTgcaaaaatttattcagagaaatttttgataaaagCCATAGCAAGATTCCTGTAAATACTATTACTGTAAGAccttctttaatttctggAGTCTCTCCCAAGAGAGTTCAAAGGCTTACAGTCAATTGGGGTGGTAATTTGGGTGATGTTAGTATCGACTTCCCTTTTGTTGAATCCACAACTGGTTCAAGCGCATCTTTGCAAGATATTGTTGAAATATTCTGTAAAGAAGTATTCCAATCCAACGTTCCAATACCTAAAACTCTAAATCTAGGATTACCCCAACTTTCACCATATTTGCCATCCCCCCAGCCAATTCCACAAACAATTCCACAACCAATTCCACAACCAATTCCTCAACCAATTCCTCAACCAATTTCTCAATATCCTGACTCATATTCAGGGCCAAGACCTCCATCAGGTTTCCCAAATCAAATAACTCAAAAAGCTGTAATGGTACAACATGCAGGTACTTCAACATTAAGTCATTCACGTAGTATTTGGAACAAAATTTATCATCATTCCAACTTCGGACTTGGATCTGGAACAATTACGGGTTTTGGACCTCATAGACATGGTGATTTTATTGTATCCTCTACGGGGGAAGCTCTGTACAATTATTGCTACAATCTCCTTGCTGATTTCTATAGCACAGCCAATAATTACAAACTTTCTGGGGATAAAAAGAGATTGAGTGTCAGTAAACAAGTAAATATGGATCTTGGTAAAGGTAACGAGAGGGAGAGATTAACTTCACAAAGTTGTACTTTGGTGTTTATTATTCCAACTAATACTCAGGGTGGTAATTCAGAAGGAAGCCAAATAGTGAAGCTTATCGAAAAGTTTTGTAGATCTTTTGTAAGCATGTCATAAACAGATTTaaaggaagaaaatgattaaattaaaaagaaatcttCACATTACTTAGGATATAGATAGGAACATAGAACATAAATTTAGGGGTTTAATTCTAGGAATAAAGAGTCTGGATCAAGGAATGATCTATACTACTAGAACGGATTCTaactaataattaaatCGTTAATTTGATGAAGATTCTAGCGTTCGCCATGGACTAGAGAATAGAAAATGCTTTTAGGATTAGAGAGCAATAAATTGGGATGATCGAATTCAACAATCTTACCAGAATCCAAAACCATAATTTTGTCATAGTCAAGAACAGTTTGTACTCTGTGAGCAACTGCTAATATAGTAGAATTGTGAAACTCAGCTCTAATAGTCTTTTGTATAAGAGAATCAGTATGAGAATCAACAGAGGATGTAGCTTCATCTAGCAAAACTACCTTGCTTTGTCTTAATAAAGCTCTAGCAAGACAAAGAAGCTGTTTTTGTCCAGCACTCAAAATTTGACCTCCTGATTCAAGTACTGTATATAAGCCTAATGCAAGATTTGAAACATAAGAATCCAAATGTGAACCTTTTAAAGCTTGGTATATTTCTTCGTCAGTATATTGTTGTAATGGATCCAAATTAAATCTAATAGTACCAGAAAATATGATTGGATCTTGAGGTATAATTGAAATTCTACTTCTAAGATCAAATGTTCCAATTGAAGATATATCAATATCATCAATCTTAATACAACCTCTCTCAGCTTCCACAAGTCTCAAAATAGATATAAATATACTACTTTTCCCAGCTCCAGTTCTTCCAACAACTCCAACTTTTTCTCCTGGATGAATATTACAACTAATAGAATTGAGTACAAGTGGCATCTCAGGCTTATAACGAAGTTCAAGATCATGAAATTCAATTCTTCCTTGATATGGCCAGTTTCTAGGAGGCCTATGTTTATCCAATATTGGCATAGCCTCTAATGGAGTAGATACTGTATAATCTCTAATCCTTTCTAATCCAACCATAACTCCCTCAATTTCTCCAAGAACTCTAGTACCAAAATTCAAACAACTAGAAACTGATAGAGCAAAAGTCATAGCAGCTCCAAACATACCAGCAGTTGTTGGATCATAAGCAACGGATATAACTCCAAGAGTTCCAGCAGTAAATACTGCAATACATCCCATAATTTCAAGTCGTACAAATAACCATCTATAAGCTGTTCCAGCATGATATCTAATTTGAGCCTCAACTCGAATTGCATCATCCATCTTTTTAATGAATCTTTCTTGAGCATTAAAAGCTCTAATAGTTGTCAAACCATCAATAGTATCAACAGTATGGGATAAAATAGGAGCAGCATATATTGCTGCAAATCTTTCACTTTGTCGTAACATAGGAGCATACTTTTTTGATACttgaaagaataaatatgCAAGAACTGGAATACATATTAAGAATTTTGGAACTActtttgaaatagaaaCAGTGATTACAATAACTTTAGCAGTTGCAACCAATAAATCCCCAATATTACGAGGAAGAGAATCATCCAAGTTTGTAAGATCTCCAGTAAATCTATTCAAAATCCTACCAATAGGAGTAGATTCAAAAAAGCTCAATTTTGTATATCTAAGTCTACTAAGTAACTTTTCATGAAAAGCTCTGGATGCATTAATTCCTCCATTTCTAACCAAAAGAGTGGATGTAATATGGGATAAGATATAGAATATGATCagaagaatataaataaacaCATCAGGTTCCCATATAGATGAGGATGAAGTTGAGACTGAAATTTCTGATGAATCTAAGAGTTTTTTTCTACCAGTCCAATTAGCTAACCAAAACATATTCCTTGAGAAAATGAATCCAGAAATAATATGACAAACCAGAATTCCAATCATATTAAGAACTCCCCATTCTGAAAAGTAGTTATAATAAGTTTCCTTGGAAACACTTCCAAGTTCTATTGATTCttcttgaattatttcAGCTCTctttttgttattaaaCAGTCCTCCTCCAGAAACTAGTCTATCACTTGAGCTACTTTGAAGAAAGTCCATAGAACTTTCACTAAAATGAGAGTCACTTTCCTTCCTATAATGAGATCTAAGCTTTTCTCCACTCATCCTAATGGATGCTGTACGACCTTTAATAAAACCAACCTTATTAGCTCTTAGATATGGTGATACAtgattttcttcatttaaagaaatcGTTTGTAAGTTTGAAttcatttctaatttgGGATTTTTCcctttttctaaattattttcgCAAGTTCCTCCTTTTCTATTCGATTTTTGTGACGTCTTTCCAAGCTTATATGAGcttattgtattattaattagaTCTTGAGTTGGAACTCTAGGAGTACTTGGAGTTGAGTTTTCAGTTTTTGTAACAAGttcatcaaataaatcTACTGCAACAACATCATCCACAATTTTTCCAGTCTCTGAATCATCTGGTCCCAAAGGAGAACAGTCTTTGGGAGCAGTTATAGGTCTATTGTAAACATTATGAGTATTTGTAATCTCATTATCTCTATCAGAGTCTGTTGCCAGACTTGAGGGAAATCCTCTTAATGGTAAACTTCTAGGCTGAGGTTTATCCAAATTTCCAAAAACTTTACCATAAAAAGGTTTTCTTCCTTCAATTTCTGTCTCAAAACCATCCTCCTCTGCTGATTGtaaagattcaaaagaaatGTTTTGTAAAGTAAAGCTTGGAAGTCTTGATAAACCCATAGGATTACCAACATATAACtgtttcttcttttctgcgtcaaataatataactCTATCCACATTTGGAATTATATCCAATTTATGAGTAACTAGTATAACACATTTCTCGCCTAGAAGTCCACATATACAGTTCTTAAAGATATGAGCTGCTACATGACTATCTACAGCACTTAAACAATCATCCAATACATATACATCAGATTTCTGATAAACAGCTCTGGCTAGACTGATTCTTTGTCTTTGTCCACCtgataaattaattccCTTTTCTCCAATTAGAGTTTGATCTCCATCTGGAAGGATTTGAAAATCCATCCAAAGAGCACAAGCTTTAATCACTGCATCATACCATTCAGGATCCATCTTTGTTCCAAATAAGATATTATCCTGAATAGATCCTGTCTGAACCCATGGAATTTGAGCAACGTATGCTAATTTTCCTTTCTTAATAACTTGTCCACTAGATGGAGAGATTTCTCCAATGATTGCTGATAATAAGCCAGTTTTTCCACTTCCAATTGAACCAATAATAGCAACAATCTCTCCAGATTTTACTTCAAATGAGACATTCTTAAGCATAAGATTCCCATCTGGCCAATGAAGTCTAACATTTTGGAATTTAACATATCCtttcatattattatatttttgaatttcttgATCTTGAATCTCAAAAATCTTAGATCTAAGGAAATTTGGAGTCGATTTGGTAACATTATCAACTCTCTTTTGTTCTGAAATGACCAAAAAGTCTCTAATTCTATTACATGCCATAATAATATCATGGAAAGAAGAGTAAGAAAAAGGGAAACAAGATAATACTGAGCTTAGAGTTTCAAATAAACCCTCAGCAAAAAATACAGTAGCTGGATCAAGCTTATTTCCCATTAAAACATATACTAATGAAGTAACTAAT
This Cryptosporidium parvum Iowa II chromosome 7, whole genome shotgun sequence DNA region includes the following protein-coding sequences:
- a CDS encoding sgnal peptide, large secreted protein — translated: MNLTSLYFIFLLFLISSPFGNSVYVTKEELWAKIKTESQSGSSSPASRIVKDVGGPCPADVTRTGGISREDLEELCFDLVKSVISSCPKPIFNAEYILYTSSGRTVKVLGVRANTRFVVDRLLGKFCRLVISMMNIDSVSQPGPHQPPTKPTPPYPLPQLSPSPSPYPSPAISLPPYPTPSSPTPMPMPMPMPTPTPIQIPIRPLQTPPQSPPPPPPPPPPPPPPPTYPAPTLPSTFPRPQPLQRPLGPLQAEWNKIVTAATHGPASRYVSSVPGTPFPSFVLGKDINEKVEQCIKALREMVSSAISSNKKSYTNGNLVLTVETISDKMVTVQEKLVLMTNSDEPSYIKELIKKFCENVYSVKVSKVEVKEWEKIYKQSQKSVIVQKLPTEAPNYYIVTGADTSSLFRACVNALKTLFTTSNISSLTQNYAALSSTLNFSGTYSTSSGTSQSFFSSLFCSYPYNQAGIEEAILAFCSEVYYGVSTQDFKVRAEFESVYSIIQQATSGPNSPFGRLPVTSPKFQMPFLSRFQLTHHGNFSPVDLVDICKNLFREIFDKSHSKIPVNTITVRPSLISGVSPKRVQRLTVNWGGNLGDVSIDFPFVESTTGSSASLQDIVEIFCKEVFQSNVPIPKTLNLGLPQLSPYLPSPQPIPQTIPQPIPQPIPQPIPQPISQYPDSYSGPRPPSGFPNQITQKAVMVQHAGTSTLSHSRSIWNKIYHHSNFGLGSGTITGFGPHRHGDFIVSSTGEALYNYCYNLLADFYSTANNYKLSGDKKRLSVSKQVNMDLGKGNERERLTSQSCTLVFIIPTNTQGGNSEGSQIVKLIEKFCRSFVSMS
- a CDS encoding ATP-binding cassette, sub-family C (CFTR/MRP), member 2; Canalicular multispecific organic anion transporter; multidrug resist, which translates into the protein MEKEKNEKGYVKLDLEPNYGTNSGKYDEAESKSPGVTPEENASWLSMLTFSWFTKIMDKAYNSNLEYNDFFDLPDYDTPSFKLPDFTKYWERELKRCNIISDNERKEKRTNDLETAKLVDSIESAQTKKSSSDQKKPSLIYTLILTFKWELFIIFSLVVLADTCLLAQSIVLRKLLLCMQNPTSTYTENSSYLTNFVRNLGFNTGEINLEILQRGMYLVFLMTFLTILFPMLKQQEYRLVTNLGRYSKCLVSGVLYRKLLLMDSFEFNMPSQNKKQSNGSFNPRIKNIQGSDNPGIAHNFVNLMGNDVFKLSRLISAHLFYSATFLLVALTLCLYSQLGISALFGISVVIANMLISATALHFRALERKPYLIYQDQRIRYTSECLSFMKIIKSYAWEECFTKKITDCRNNEIKSLVKQGKFRALSMGIYSTTMQATLVTSLVYVLMGNKLDPATVFFAEGLFETLSSVLSCFPFSYSSFHDIIMACNRIRDFLVISEQKRVDNVTKSTPNFLRSKIFEIQDQEIQKYNNMKGYVKFQNVRLHWPDGNLMLKNVSFEVKSGEIVAIIGSIGSGKTGLLSAIIGEISPSSGQVIKKGKLAYVAQIPWVQTGSIQDNILFGTKMDPEWYDAVIKACALWMDFQILPDGDQTLIGEKGINLSGGQRQRISLARAVYQKSDVYVLDDCLSAVDSHVAAHIFKNCICGLLGEKCVILVTHKLDIIPNVDRVILFDAEKKKQLYVGNPMGLSRLPSFTLQNISFESLQSAEEDGFETEIEGRKPFYGKVFGNLDKPQPRSLPLRGFPSSLATDSDRDNEITNTHNVYNRPITAPKDCSPLGPDDSETGKIVDDVVAVDLFDELVTKTENSTPSTPRVPTQDLINNTISSYKLGKTSQKSNRKGGTCENNLEKGKNPKLEMNSNLQTISLNEENHVSPYLRANKVGFIKGRTASIRMSGEKLRSHYRKESDSHFSESSMDFLQSSSSDRLVSGGGLFNNKKRAEIIQEESIELGSVSKETYYNYFSEWGVLNMIGILVCHIISGFIFSRNMFWLANWTGRKKLLDSSEISVSTSSSSIWEPDVFIYILLIIFYILSHITSTLLVRNGGINASRAFHEKLLSRLRYTKLSFFESTPIGRILNRFTGDLTNLDDSLPRNIGDLLVATAKVIVITVSISKVVPKFLICIPVLAYLFFQVSKKYAPMLRQSERFAAIYAAPILSHTVDTIDGLTTIRAFNAQERFIKKMDDAIRVEAQIRYHAGTAYRWLFVRLEIMGCIAVFTAGTLGVISVAYDPTTAGMFGAAMTFALSVSSCLNFGTRVLGEIEGVMVGLERIRDYTVSTPLEAMPILDKHRPPRNWPYQGRIEFHDLELRYKPEMPLVLNSISCNIHPGEKVGVVGRTGAGKSSIFISILRLVEAERGCIKIDDIDISSIGTFDLRSRISIIPQDPIIFSGTIRFNLDPLQQYTDEEIYQALKGSHLDSYVSNLALGLYTVLESGGQILSAGQKQLLCLARALLRQSKVVLLDEATSSVDSHTDSLIQKTIRAEFHNSTILAVAHRVQTVLDYDKIMVLDSGKIVEFDHPNLLLSNPKSIFYSLVHGER